gtaaatttttttttttcgcCCTCTCTCCTCTTCCTCTACctaatgatatatattttataaaaaaaaaaaaaaaaaaaaaaatgtgtaaataaatatgaataatatatgtacaaGTGTAGTTGTAAACATTTTAGAGTTTTTTCCATGGTTGgatgatatatttaatttaatgtatttggtaataaaaaaaaaaagaaagaaaattataaacacaaaaaatattgtgtgtgaatatatatatatatatatatatatatatatatatatatatttatttatttatttatttattttgttttattattttccaGAATAAAACATGGAGAGAGAACATTTTGGATGTGATAATAAACacaaattttataaatgttaAAACAATTTTGAGgttaaaaaataaaaagtatattttattaattttaaagTATATGAATAAGaagaataatattgataagGACATAAGAAATTTATATTGTCTACCTGGTGTAGAGTATTTTGAATTATCTCCCTTTGAAAACGTATTGTaagacaaaaaaaataaataaacataaatatataaatatatatatatatatatatatatatatatatttaattatattatattttttttttttttttttttgtagaGAATTAATGATTGGCTCATGGAATTTGGATCCAGTGTTTTTTAATAACATCCAGCAAATTTTTCCAAgattaatttattttaccTTATTAGTAAAATCTCCTATATGCATAGctttattaaaaaatttttgttACAATTGCAAGAATTTAAGATAcattatattcatatttataaataataaattaaagAAAGAATATAAAGAGAAGTTGAAGAAAAGATTAACTAgcttttttctttattgGAAAATAAACGTACAACTGATAACAGAGTGACACAGgtaattataaaaataaacaaataaataaataaataaataa
The sequence above is drawn from the Plasmodium gaboni strain SY75 chromosome Unknown, whole genome shotgun sequence genome and encodes:
- a CDS encoding hypothetical protein (conserved Plasmodium protein, unknown function) translates to MNNICTSVVVNILEFFPWLDDIFNLMYLNKTWRENILDVIINTNFINVKTILRLKNKKYILLILKYMNKKNNIDKDIRNLYCLPGVEYFELSPFENVLELMIGSWNLDPVFFNNIQQIFPRLIYFTLLVKSPICIALLKNFCYNCKNLRYIIFIFINNKLKKEYKEKLKKRLTSFFLYWKINVQLITE